From the genome of Anopheles funestus chromosome 2RL, idAnoFuneDA-416_04, whole genome shotgun sequence:
ACCCATCGGACCTCGGGGCGGTGTCGGTGCAAAGGGACGCGAGGGACGCCGTGGTCGATCTGGAAGAGATGGAGAGCGAGGATCAACCGGTCTGCAAGGTGGTAAAGGTGAACAAGGTCCTATTGGATTGCCCGGTTTCCCTGGGGAGAAAGGTGAACGTGGACGACAGGGTTCAGTGGGCGAGAAAGGCAGTCAAGGACATGATGGTGCACAAGGTGAAGACGGCCCTCCGGGGCTTCCAGGTTTACCAGGTGAACTCGGACCACGTGGTTTCTCGGGTCCGCGTGGATTTCCTGGTCCATCCGGTAATCCCGGCCTTCCAGGATCGGAGGGAATTTCCGGTTCGAAGGGAAATCCGGGACCGCAGGGTCAACCGGGAGCACCGGGACAAACGGGATCGCCCGGTCCAGTAGGACCACCGGGTCCGCAAGGAAACCTTGGACCGCCGGGTATTCCCGGTCCACACGGAAAGCCGGGTCTTCCGGGACTTCCTGGAGCTGATGGGCCACCGGGTCGGGACGGTAATCCGGGCATCGGTGGACCCAAAGGTGATGTTGGACCACAGGGTGTTCAAGGTCCCATAGGGTTCCCCGGGAATCGTGGACCGAAAGGAGATGACGGTGAACGAGGTTCTGCTGGCGATAAGGGCGAAAAAGGAGAACTAGGGCATGATGGTGACAAGGGTGATATGGGTTCTCCTGGCGAACGTGGACATCCAGGTGTAACGGGAGCGCCTGGTTCGGAAGGACCCGAAGGTCCAAAAGGATTCGAAGGACCACGAGGAGAAACGGGCATGATGGGACTGACTGGTGATAAGGGAAAGCAAGGCGTACAGGGTTTTCCGGGATATCCAGGACCACCAGGTGATAAGGGTGACAAAGGATCCTTTGGAATGGCTGGTCTGCCAGGCGAAAAGGGAGAACGTGTAAGTAGTACTGCATTAATGTGATGTGTTTGATTCTATGATAACTATTGTATCGAATTGCTCCGTAGGGAAATACTGGACTTCAAGGAGAGCGCGGTGAAGTTGGCCCAAGAGTAAGTAACCATTTGAAACGCGTTGTATCACAAGGAATAACTCGATATCTTTTTACATAGGGATTCCGAGGTCCGCGTGGCAGACGAGGGGCAGATGGAACCACTGGCCCAAAGGGTGATACCGGACAGCCAGGATCTCCCGGAGCACAGGGTGAAATTGGTATGCAAGGTCCAGAAGGTCCGCGTGGTTTCATCGGACTTCCAGGACCACCGGGAAACAATGGCAAAGATGGACCTTTGGGAGCTTCAGGCGAACGTGGCCCTCCAGTATGTTCATGgttacttttattttcaatacatACACGACTCTATGAACGTGACTAATTTTAGGGTGAAAATGGAAACCCTGGACCCATAGGTGCTCCTGGTGTTGTTGGACCGCAAGGGCCAACAGGTGAACCGGGACCGGTAGGAGAACCAGGCATTCCAGGACTTCCGGGATTGCCAGGAGAACCGGGTGTGCCGGGAGATACTGGTAAAGAAGGTCAGAACGGTCCTCCAGGACCACCGGGAAAGAATGGGCCGCAAGGTGGTCAGGGTTTGCCAGGATTCCCCGGCGAACGTGGCATGATGGGAATGCCCGGATTGCCTGGCCTGAAGGGAGAGCTCGGATTACCCGGACTTCCGGGACCGATCGGTGACAAGGGCCAACCAGGTGAATCGGGCAAGGAAGGACCCCCAGGTGCTGAAGGACGTCCTGGACCTCCTGGACCTACTGGTCCGTCCGGTGCAAAGGGTGAACGTGGAGAGCAGGGTTTGGTCGGGCCAGTTGGACGAGACGGTTTGCCTGGACAACGGGGTCTAGCTGGACCACCTGGTCCGGTAGGATCACCAGGGGAGGACGGCGACAAGGGTGACATGGGTCCGCCGGGTGAGAAAGGTTTCAAGGGTGCCCAAGGAGAATCGGTATGTATGACATCGTACTAAGCATCTAAACGAATATTAACGTTTTCGGAACTGCTACCCCTACAAAGGGACCTGTCGGATCGCCTGGATCACAAGGAAGTCGTGGAGAACCGGGCGCTGTTGGACCATCGGGTGAGAAGGGACCTCCAGGAGAGATTGGCCGTGCGGGACCCAAGGGTGAAGATGGGCCTACTGGTTTACCTGGTTCACCTGGACCGGCCGGACCTCAAGGAATGCCAGGACCACCGGGTATGAAAGGAGGTCGTGGTGATGATGGCCCACCGGGAGCTATTGGCCCCGCAGGACCACCAGGCGAAGTGGGTCGACGTGGACCACGCGGTGCCGAAGGTGGTCCTGGCGCTCCAGGATCTCCCGGTCCGCAAGGAATTGCGGGCGAACCTGGCACGCAAGGACCGCCAGGGCCGATTGGACCCGAGGGTAAGGAGGGCGAAAAAGGTTCTATTGGACCCAAGGGCGAAGAAGGAAAGTCGGGACCACCAGGACCACCAGGCAAACGTGGACAACCGGGCATTGAAGGCCCTAAGGGAGTTGCCGGTCCACCTGGATTCCCTGGAAATCCTGGCGAACCAGGACTTGTTGGACCGAAAGGAGACGTGGGTAAGGATGGCGACGATGGTAAGCAGGGTGAATCCGGCTTACCAGGTGAACCGGGACCACCGGGACCTGCAGGCGAGATCGGGCCACCGGGAAAAATTGGCCCCGAAGGCCCAGCAGGACTGCAAGGTACAACAGGATTGTCTGGAGAAAAGGGTGACCGTGGATTACCAGGACCACCGGGAAATCAAGGACTAACCGGACCGCAAGGAATGCCCGGGCCTCAGGGATCAACGGGCTTAAGGGGATCTCCAGGTCCTTCGGTGAGTTGAAGAACGGACGAAAGGACAGGAAAGGAAATGCATCTCCTTATAAACGCATCTTCATCTTAATTACTTCAGGGTGAAATCGGTCCCGTAGGTAAACCGGGTGACAGTGGAGCACCTGGCAAAGCGGGAGAAGTAGGCGCCAAGGGGCCGAAAGGTGATCGTGGCCGGCGAGGCTTGAAAGGGCATCGCGGTGAACTGGGGCTGGTTGGTTTAAAGGGTGACGCTGGCGAAAAAGGTGACAAAGGAGTGCGTGGAGTGGCGGGCCCCGAAGGCACCAAGGGAGAACCTGGTCCGCTTGGACCGCTGGGGCTCAAGGGTAACGATGGGCCGCAGGGACCGCCTGGAAACGAAGGACCGTTAGGACCGAAAGGAACGGAAGGTGTGGCAGGTCTGCGGGGAGAACCCGGACCACCAGGGCCGCCGGGACCACC
Proteins encoded in this window:
- the LOC125766575 gene encoding collagen alpha-3(V) chain-like; protein product: MQQLHQYGMSFHRPRGRRKRHEMNLPRWFSAALVMVMIVGGLIVYAAAEPRTDGLVDMIEQFGMPSLPSGVSPTTGMCNGSRNQYQPHPEPAYNLNQDTVLSIPTITSFPTGFPIDFSLLVTLRASPNLERAPLFAVYSSDSDEILMLMVGRDVALYYYDGNPEDDEQDQYQNMVSFGVSIDDGRWHRLGLSIKGNSVTLILDCSSQITRPLNRRPGVQLVTDGLILTGLQLNEENGFFTGDLQLFIIANTPDEAYNICTRYAPDCPGGGSSSGSGSSSTVTRTVTIQSTRTVGNGTVGGSVSRQQSSSSTSSSGSGGRATSQASGASIRDQVLRESVSVAGGSNSGSSRGKQTAAASSSGSGRDFVDLYGDGEGLEAIGDDDDYYNNLEFGGDLSRVTTVETLPEESSRNRTKVTPGAYDQLRPGVLPLPDPEYDASAGGEPRPTGAGGPTTKPRVTTVNRTRADSRGYGPEFEEEEDRSIGFPAQSTVTIVGGVKTIRGPRGPPGDPGPKGEPGRDGLGGQSGPPGPAGHVFMMPLTSAGNEKGPDSQAEALRQMLSQHMTAMRGADGPMGLTGVPGAVGPPGPEGAKGEPGDVGEPGPIGPRGGVGAKGREGRRGRSGRDGERGSTGLQGGKGEQGPIGLPGFPGEKGERGRQGSVGEKGSQGHDGAQGEDGPPGLPGLPGELGPRGFSGPRGFPGPSGNPGLPGSEGISGSKGNPGPQGQPGAPGQTGSPGPVGPPGPQGNLGPPGIPGPHGKPGLPGLPGADGPPGRDGNPGIGGPKGDVGPQGVQGPIGFPGNRGPKGDDGERGSAGDKGEKGELGHDGDKGDMGSPGERGHPGVTGAPGSEGPEGPKGFEGPRGETGMMGLTGDKGKQGVQGFPGYPGPPGDKGDKGSFGMAGLPGEKGERGNTGLQGERGEVGPRGFRGPRGRRGADGTTGPKGDTGQPGSPGAQGEIGMQGPEGPRGFIGLPGPPGNNGKDGPLGASGERGPPGENGNPGPIGAPGVVGPQGPTGEPGPVGEPGIPGLPGLPGEPGVPGDTGKEGQNGPPGPPGKNGPQGGQGLPGFPGERGMMGMPGLPGLKGELGLPGLPGPIGDKGQPGESGKEGPPGAEGRPGPPGPTGPSGAKGERGEQGLVGPVGRDGLPGQRGLAGPPGPVGSPGEDGDKGDMGPPGEKGFKGAQGESGPVGSPGSQGSRGEPGAVGPSGEKGPPGEIGRAGPKGEDGPTGLPGSPGPAGPQGMPGPPGMKGGRGDDGPPGAIGPAGPPGEVGRRGPRGAEGGPGAPGSPGPQGIAGEPGTQGPPGPIGPEGKEGEKGSIGPKGEEGKSGPPGPPGKRGQPGIEGPKGVAGPPGFPGNPGEPGLVGPKGDVGKDGDDGKQGESGLPGEPGPPGPAGEIGPPGKIGPEGPAGLQGTTGLSGEKGDRGLPGPPGNQGLTGPQGMPGPQGSTGLRGSPGPSGEIGPVGKPGDSGAPGKAGEVGAKGPKGDRGRRGLKGHRGELGLVGLKGDAGEKGDKGVRGVAGPEGTKGEPGPLGPLGLKGNDGPQGPPGNEGPLGPKGTEGVAGLRGEPGPPGPPGPPGPPADAPLIPPELLFRMNEFTLTKGEDRQKREAGEVGTLAELDEELLEVDDFDEEILKVEPRKKSKKKKSKSKPADLGPKFLDMYSSIYSMRQELDRIRKPVGTRENPARTCRDLHHGHPQFKDGWYWIDPNLGMGDDAVYVFCNMTAAGETCVFPDIHSSQMPTIPWRKENDKTDWYSNLRGGFRISYETVGTVQMTFLRLLSQEAYQNFTYACMNSVAWYSTKDESYDNAIRFLGENEIDIGYDNSKIKPTVLVDGCKTGRSKSETVFEVRTPKLQYLPIIDFYPIDYGLPQQAFGFQVGPVCFK